A region of the bacterium genome:
CCTTAGATGAGGCTACTCGGCAATTGACGCCTGATATGCTGGTAATTGCTGACGGCAAGGGGCCGGTGGCTCTGGCCGGTATAATGGGGGGGATCGGCTCAGAAGTGACCGAATCTACTTCTACTGTTCTCCTTGAAAGCGCCTTCTTTGAGCCAACCACTATTAGATCAACTTCTCGCTTTGAAGACCTCTCTTCTGAATCTTCTTATCGCTTTGAGCGGAAGGTAGATCCGGTGGGAGTGATTGATGCCTCTAATCGGGCAGTTGATCTTATCTGTCGGATATGTCCGGGAGCGGCTATATCTGAGTTGATAGATGAATATCCCAATCCCTTGCCTGAAGTGGTTATTGAGCTAAGATCTTCTCGGGTGAACAGAGTGCTGGGAACAAGTCTGGGAGAAATGGAGATCAGATTCATCCTTACCAGACTTGGTTTCAAGGTGCTCGAATATACACCTGGACGGACGATGAAGATTAAAGCGCCAAGTTTTAGAGGCGACATTTATCGAGAAATAGACCTGATCGAGGAAATAGGTCGAAACTACGGCTATGATCGGATCCCCGTATCTCTGCCGGGAGGATTGGCGGCGGCTATTTCCAAATCAGATCAGGAATATCGGATAACTGACTTAGCCAGAGCGATCCTTACCGCGGCCGGGCTTTATGAAGTCAATACTTTTTCTTTGAGTCACCCCGATAACCTGGCGAAGATTAAAATGTCCGATACTCACACCCTTAAGCTTTCAAATCCCCTCTCAGAAGAACAAACAGAGCTTAGAACCACCCTCCTACCCCATCATCTGGAGGTCATTTCTCAGAACATAAGACATTATAATTTTAATATTAAAATCTTTGAGTTTAACCGGGTATTCATCCCTAAAGACGATAATTCGCTGCCTGAAGAGAAAAGGGTGCTGGCCGGGGCATTGGTAGGTGAAGAGAAAGAAGCTGATTGGAAGAGAAAGCCGGCTAAAGTTGATTTCTTTTTCCTGGCCGGTATATTGGATAAGCTTCTGAAAGAGATGGGCATAGAAGGATGGAGGCTTATCAGAAGTGATCAGCCATATCTTCATCCCGGTCAAAGGGCCGAGATAAGACTTCAAGATACAAGTTTGGGATATTTAGGCCAGCTCCATCCAGGTATAATCAGGGGTATGAAACTGCCGAAAGAGATTTATATCTTTGAATTGGACTGGGAGACTATTCTTGGTTTGATCGATTTGGAGAGAAAATATCGTCCTTTGCCTCGATATCCGGCTAT
Encoded here:
- the pheT gene encoding phenylalanine--tRNA ligase subunit beta, with product MKISYNWLKDYIDMELSPSELAESLTMLGLEVSGLKEEGEDTVLEIEVTVNRGDCLSMIGIAREVAAATGKKLQLPTLFLPSAREDLTSLIKIDLREPTLCRRYTARLIKGIKVGPSPVWMQEKLRLAGLRPINNIVDVTNFVLMEFGQPLHAFDYDKLEEGKIIIRRAMPGEAMMTLDEATRQLTPDMLVIADGKGPVALAGIMGGIGSEVTESTSTVLLESAFFEPTTIRSTSRFEDLSSESSYRFERKVDPVGVIDASNRAVDLICRICPGAAISELIDEYPNPLPEVVIELRSSRVNRVLGTSLGEMEIRFILTRLGFKVLEYTPGRTMKIKAPSFRGDIYREIDLIEEIGRNYGYDRIPVSLPGGLAAAISKSDQEYRITDLARAILTAAGLYEVNTFSLSHPDNLAKIKMSDTHTLKLSNPLSEEQTELRTTLLPHHLEVISQNIRHYNFNIKIFEFNRVFIPKDDNSLPEEKRVLAGALVGEEKEADWKRKPAKVDFFFLAGILDKLLKEMGIEGWRLIRSDQPYLHPGQRAEIRLQDTSLGYLGQLHPGIIRGMKLPKEIYIFELDWETILGLIDLERKYRPLPRYPAIHRDLAVITPVKMEAGQVLNIIKETGGKEIERINLFDVYQGEQLPPGYQSLAYAITYRHLETTLTDEEVDRIHGKIIEALKEKLGISLREG